Proteins encoded by one window of Nitrospirota bacterium:
- the hypF gene encoding carbamoyltransferase HypF, whose amino-acid sequence MRLKVNITGLVQGVGFRPFVYRLAEELGLRGYVLNDTAGVLIEAEGEKGSLDEFLVRVEKDRPAISKIYSLRHTFLEESGLEEFEIRESKEEGGKRAFILPDIAVCDECLNEITNPKDRRFLYPFTNCTNCGPRFTIINKLPYDRKNTSMKDFRMCLKCEKEYNLAEDRRFHAQPDACHECGPWISLYDCDGALLCEKEEALEKAVNLVRKGHIVAVKGIGGYHLICDATNEDAVSRLRQKKHREEKPLAVMFPDLDSIRKEAHLNMLEERAVQAIERPVVIVKKREGTALARSVSPGNSTAGVFLPYTPLHHLILKKLKKPVVATSANTTDEPIAKDQADALSRLSAIADYFLSHNREIVRRCDDSVVRIVAERQMPVRRSRGFAPLPVNVPFKFNKPVLALGPFMNNTIALGIDDRVFLSQHIGDLDTPLAVEFYDETIKDFLRLFDVKPEIVVSDLHPGYYSTKYGEAHYADRLVKVQHHYAHILSCMVENEIPEDAEVIGFAFDGTGYGTDKTIWGGEVLISSYRGFKRAYHLQPYKLPGGEKAVKEPCRTALSLLYETFGERTKTFDFIPLSEEERSFLINMMEKDINSPLTTSMGRLFDGVASIAGLKHRASYHAQAAIELEQAAVKSDITGSYPVVVKNNMIYQFTAIDSIVDDLKAGTPTEVIAKKFHNTVVGIIVNISESVRDETGITAVALSGGVFQNAVLLENTFRRLKETGFRPLVHQLVPPNDGGIALGQAAYGRSI is encoded by the coding sequence ATGAGATTAAAAGTCAACATAACTGGACTTGTCCAGGGAGTGGGTTTCAGGCCTTTTGTCTACAGGCTGGCTGAGGAATTGGGATTGAGAGGATATGTGTTAAACGATACAGCCGGCGTACTGATCGAGGCCGAGGGGGAGAAGGGAAGCCTCGATGAGTTCCTCGTCCGTGTGGAAAAAGATAGACCCGCGATCTCAAAGATCTACAGCCTCCGCCATACCTTCCTTGAAGAATCCGGCTTAGAAGAATTCGAGATACGTGAAAGCAAAGAAGAGGGAGGTAAAAGGGCGTTCATCCTTCCCGACATTGCCGTCTGTGATGAATGTCTGAATGAAATTACAAATCCAAAAGACCGCAGGTTCCTCTATCCCTTTACAAACTGCACAAACTGCGGGCCCCGGTTTACCATTATCAACAAACTGCCCTATGACAGAAAAAATACTTCCATGAAAGATTTCAGGATGTGTCTGAAATGTGAGAAGGAATATAACCTCGCCGAGGACAGGAGATTTCACGCCCAGCCTGACGCGTGTCATGAATGCGGGCCGTGGATAAGCCTCTATGACTGCGATGGCGCGTTATTATGTGAAAAAGAAGAGGCGCTTGAAAAGGCCGTAAACCTGGTCCGCAAAGGGCATATCGTTGCCGTTAAAGGCATTGGCGGATATCATCTGATCTGCGACGCAACAAATGAAGACGCTGTCAGCAGGTTGAGACAAAAAAAACACCGGGAGGAAAAGCCCCTTGCTGTAATGTTCCCTGATCTGGATTCAATAAGGAAAGAAGCGCATCTCAACATGCTCGAGGAGCGCGCGGTACAGGCGATAGAGAGGCCGGTTGTAATAGTCAAAAAAAGAGAGGGCACAGCTCTCGCCCGTTCTGTTTCGCCCGGCAACAGCACTGCCGGAGTATTTCTTCCCTATACGCCGCTGCATCATTTAATTTTAAAAAAACTGAAAAAGCCTGTTGTGGCCACAAGCGCCAACACCACGGACGAACCGATTGCAAAAGATCAAGCTGACGCCCTTTCCCGGCTCTCAGCGATAGCCGACTATTTTCTCTCGCATAACAGGGAGATCGTCAGAAGGTGTGATGATTCCGTCGTAAGAATTGTGGCGGAAAGGCAGATGCCGGTAAGGCGTTCAAGAGGTTTTGCGCCTCTGCCTGTAAACGTGCCTTTCAAATTCAATAAACCCGTCCTCGCCCTGGGGCCTTTCATGAACAACACCATCGCGCTGGGCATTGATGACAGGGTGTTTTTGTCCCAGCATATAGGAGACCTCGATACTCCGCTCGCAGTGGAATTTTATGATGAGACGATAAAAGATTTTCTCAGGTTATTTGACGTTAAACCCGAAATAGTTGTTTCGGATCTGCATCCCGGATATTACAGCACAAAATACGGTGAAGCGCATTACGCGGACAGGCTGGTAAAGGTGCAGCACCATTATGCCCACATATTATCGTGCATGGTTGAAAATGAAATACCTGAAGATGCGGAAGTAATAGGTTTCGCGTTTGACGGGACTGGTTACGGGACTGACAAAACCATCTGGGGCGGTGAGGTTTTGATATCTTCATACAGGGGATTTAAGAGGGCGTATCATTTACAACCCTATAAACTTCCGGGCGGGGAGAAGGCTGTTAAAGAGCCTTGCAGGACGGCCCTTTCTCTTTTATACGAGACGTTTGGTGAAAGGACAAAAACTTTTGATTTCATCCCCCTGAGCGAAGAGGAGAGATCGTTCCTGATCAACATGATGGAAAAGGACATTAACTCCCCGCTCACAACAAGCATGGGAAGACTCTTTGACGGGGTTGCCTCTATTGCCGGATTAAAGCACAGGGCATCCTACCACGCCCAGGCCGCTATTGAACTGGAACAGGCGGCTGTGAAATCTGACATAACCGGCTCGTATCCGGTTGTTGTCAAAAACAACATGATTTATCAATTCACTGCCATCGATAGCATAGTCGATGATCTAAAGGCCGGGACCCCTACTGAGGTGATTGCAAAGAAATTCCACAATACGGTCGTCGGGATAATCGTTAACATTTCAGAGTCCGTCAGGGATGAAACCGGCATAACCGCCGTTGCATTATCAGGAGGAGTATTTCAAAACGCGGTGTTGCTTGAAAACACCTTCCGGCGTCTTAAAGAAACCGGGTTCAGGCCGCTGGTCCACCAGCTTGTCCCTCCAAATGACGGCGGCATAGCCCTCGGCCAGGCTGCTTACGGCAGGTCCATATGA